The window GAACTTAGTGACGAGCTTTCTAAAATTATAGAATATTGTTGTTTTCCTATACCTGATAGAAGAGGTCATCCAAAAGCAATTGAACTATCATTAAATAGAGATGGCAGCAGAAACCTAAACTCAAATCAATTTGATTTTCAGCGAATTGTCTCAAAGTTTGATGTTTTATATAGAATGGCTAATTACAAGTTCAAATAAATTATATGGCCGTTATCTATGAAATAAAAGAAAGGAGAGTTATTCCAAATTGGAGAGACTTCAAACGAACTCTTCAATTAGGTGAATTAAGCCAATCAAATAAATCGGCTGAGCCAATCATTTTGAACATTGATCGCTCAATTGAAGATTGGAAACAGGGTAAAAACATTGGAACTGCTGCAGATTTAATCAATTCAGCTTTTGTTTCAGGCATCCAAAATTTCGAAGTAAAACAAGCCATTGAATTCATAAAATCTGATCAACAAAAAGCTTCATCTAGTCTTTTGGATTTAATTAAACTTATTGAATTAGACTCGCCAACGCCTGCTGTTATATCGAACAATTCACTTTTAGAAATTGATGTTGACACTGTAAATGAATTTCAAGCATTTATTAATAACAAGTCATTTCATAAAGTAATAAATAAGACTAAAAATCGCACAAAAAACGAACTTAGAAATCCTATAATTTGGGTTGAATTAGCAAGACTATATACAATGAGAGGGCACGAACATAAAGCCGAAAACGCCATTCTTACTGCTCTTCATCTCGCTCCTAATAATAGATTCGTTCTTAGGTCAGCTACAAGATTTTTTATTCATCAAGAAAAATTTGACCAAGCTCTTTTTTATCTCAGAAAAGCTGAAGGATTAAAAGATGACCCTTGGCTAATTTCTGCACACATTGCCACTTCCTCTATAATGGGAAGGTTTTCTCCATTGATTAAAGAAGGTAAAAGATTGCTTGATTCTAATAATTTCTCAGATTACGAACTTACCGAACTTTCAAGTTCTCTTGGTACACTAGAATTTAAAGATGGTTCATTCAAAAAGGCAAAAGGTTTTTTTGAGAAATCTATGAAAATGCCGAATGATAATAGCTTAGCTCAACTTGAATGGGTTTCAAAAGATGAGCAAAGATTTCAAATTAATCCTTTTCAGTTTGATAAGGTAATTAACCCTTTCGAAGCTAGGGCTCTCGAATTATATGAAAGAGGTAATTGGAAAGATGCATTTTACAATTCCATTAAATGGTTTTTGGATATGCCTTTTTCCAAACGTCCAGCCTTACTTGGCTCATACATTGCAGGTTCCCTACTAAAAGATAAAAACGCGGCAATTATTTTGTGTCAAGTTGGACTACAAGCAAACCCTTATGATCCGACATTACTTAATAACATGGTCTATAATCTAGCTACTTCTGACAATCAACAGATGCTAGATACGTATGTACGTCAAATGATGGAAATTGATATTAAAGGCCTTCCAAATGAGAGCAAAATAACTTTCCAAGCAACTTTGGGTCTTGTTTCTCTAAAAAGAGGAGACACTGAGTTAGGAATGAAAATGTATAAAGTTGCCATTCAAAACGCAACCAATATTAGAAATGATTACTTAAAGAATTTGGCGATAGCAAACTTTGCAATGGAGCTTATTAATCTGAATTCTCCAGAACAAACGACATATGTAGACTTGGTAAAAAATATGAGAATTTCAGAAAAACATAAGGACTTGCTACAACTTCAAAGTGAAATCTTAGAAAAAATAAAAACGCAGCCCAACACGAGCTAAAAAACATGCCCTTCTGGAAACTTTTCCTAGCCAGGCGTTATAAAAATCATAAAAAGTAATTATATCCCCGCTGGCGCATGCGTGTCGCTTGTGCCTCTATACTAACATCTTTTTTTGCTGAAAAATAATATGCGCATGGCCATTTCACAGAAAAAAATTATGCGCAGTTCGAATTTTTCATTCACGCATAACGGATTTTCCTGCTGTGTATGTATGCGTACCACAAAACAACTAAGCATATTGCGTGATGGAAATGCAGTACGCATAAGAATGTGCCCATTTTCGCTATTCTCTGAATCCTTATGTATTATGCAAATAAGATTTTAAGCCTGGTTCTCGATATATTTTACTTGGTTTTAAGAAAATCCGATTGGTCTACAATCAAGAAAATCCTGAGAAGTGGGAATCGATTCCGTATTTAGATTGGAGATATTGCCACTCATTTTGGTAGTGGTGGGTATTATAATGCTGACCTTAGGTCTTTTAGGCTATTTGGATATTATAGAATTAAACTTATCAATAATTCAATAAAATACTATAACCGCTTCCTTTTAAGAAAAATAAAAAAGTCAATCTGGTTGCCCAAATTGACTTAAGAACTTTAGATGCAGTTACCATTGGCATCCATTATGCATGGTGGATTTGGATTTGTCGGATCATTTGGCTCAATTGGAATTTCTGGGTCTCTTCCTGGAAGACCACCTCCAGAGTAATTCCCATCATCATGATAGCAATTTCTAACATTATTTGTAGTAGATCGCCATGAGCAAGCAGATGAACTCGAACCGTTAACATTAGCAATTGTAATGGTTACATCACCATATCGTTCACTCGCAATTTGAAATACGTCTTGATTGTTTGATACGGTTGCTCCCGCTGGAATGGTGACATAAGCAGCATCGATTATGGTACTACCTTTGCTTAGCATTAATTCAATGGTTCGATTATAATTTACTGCTCCATTGTATCCTGCTGTAACTGCAACTGTGTATCGTGTACCACTAACCGCCTGGCCGGCAGAACCACTTCCATAGCAATTACCACCGGGCACAATTTGTGGCGTTAA is drawn from Marivirga arenosa and contains these coding sequences:
- a CDS encoding tetratricopeptide repeat protein; its protein translation is MAVIYEIKERRVIPNWRDFKRTLQLGELSQSNKSAEPIILNIDRSIEDWKQGKNIGTAADLINSAFVSGIQNFEVKQAIEFIKSDQQKASSSLLDLIKLIELDSPTPAVISNNSLLEIDVDTVNEFQAFINNKSFHKVINKTKNRTKNELRNPIIWVELARLYTMRGHEHKAENAILTALHLAPNNRFVLRSATRFFIHQEKFDQALFYLRKAEGLKDDPWLISAHIATSSIMGRFSPLIKEGKRLLDSNNFSDYELTELSSSLGTLEFKDGSFKKAKGFFEKSMKMPNDNSLAQLEWVSKDEQRFQINPFQFDKVINPFEARALELYERGNWKDAFYNSIKWFLDMPFSKRPALLGSYIAGSLLKDKNAAIILCQVGLQANPYDPTLLNNMVYNLATSDNQQMLDTYVRQMMEIDIKGLPNESKITFQATLGLVSLKRGDTELGMKMYKVAIQNATNIRNDYLKNLAIANFAMELINLNSPEQTTYVDLVKNMRISEKHKDLLQLQSEILEKIKTQPNTS